A part of Maniola hyperantus chromosome 14, iAphHyp1.2, whole genome shotgun sequence genomic DNA contains:
- the LOC138403273 gene encoding zinc finger protein ZFP2-like, with the protein MRCSVPFCKTTVGGRLRIRGGYISRGVISRFPREENLRAAWLRALGKDDTLLPERAVVCSQHFVTDDIYETESGLKRFLCGQGKLRQTVCVQCAQRLVNFSTFRDKELESALLMMELLTDMKCYHYDDMSDYNTTCQNDKPVKHQLQSDIVSAVSEPNLLRRVIAHSDEDGWTELDATDEAVAVKREVEDCEDADTVHCAYDEDQPAEARNTGSRWHIIPTPESSGDCDQALVAPSVLATNHRDVELATDTDDESDILTFENNTNNTEYSRKSQDSVLKPQESLAKISDNISFRTTRRNALFKNKHNSQDILGTQLGNYTDQIQHICDVCQKIFQRKSSLVTHIRAHTFSCKLRERKFTQNSTSSSPRRTHTGEKPFACKLCKYKCTQKGNLVTHMRTHTGEKPFACKLCKYKCSENSSLVKHTRTHTGEKPFACKLCKYKCTVSSSLVSHMRIHTGEKPFACKLCKYKCTQNSYLVRHMRTHTGEKPFACKLCKYKCTRKDNLVQHMRTHTGEKPFACKLCKYKCTRKNNLVEHMRTHTGEKPFACKLCKYKCTVSRSLVSHMRTHH; encoded by the exons ATGCGGTGCAGTGTGCCCTTCTGCAAAACCACTGTCGGCGGTCGTCTCCGAATCCGAGGAGGTTACATTTCACGA GGTGTAATTTCCAGGTTCCCCAGAGAAGAGAATCTCCGTGCTGCTTGGCTCAGAGCCCTCGGCAAAGATGACACTCTCCTGCCAGAGCGTGCTGTGGTCTGCTCGCAGCATTTTGTAACCGATGATATTTACGAAACAGAAAGTGGCTTGAAGCGATTC TTATGTGGTCAAGGAAAGCTCAGACAAACGGTTTGTGTGCAGTGTGCTCAGAGACTGGTGAACTTTAGCACATTCAGAGACAAAGAGCTTGAGAGCGCGCTCCTGATGATGGAGCTACTGACAGACATGAAGTG TTACCACTACGATGACATGTCAG ATTACAATACGACATGTCAAAATGATAAGCCGGTAAAGCACCAACTACAGTCTGACATTGTCTCGGCAGTGTCAGAGCCCAACTTACTGCGACGTGTAATAGCACACTCAGACGAGGACGGATGGACAGAACTAGACGCGACTGATGAAGCAGTTGCAGTGAAACGGGAAGTTGAAGACTGTGAAGATGCAGACACTGTACACTGTGCATATGATGAAGACCAACCAGCCGAGGCACGAAACACAGGCTCCCGCTG GCACATTATTCCCACGCCGGAGTCGTCGGGAGACTGCGACCAAGCTTTGG TCGCTCCTTCGGTACTCGCGACCAATCACAGAGACGTAGAACTTGCAACTGATACAGACGACGAGTCGGATATATTGACTTTCGAAAATAATACTAACAATACTGAATATTCAAGGAAATCCCAGGACTCTGTACTGAAACCACAAGAATCGTTGGCAAAAATAAGTGACAATATCAGTTTTCGAACAACGAGGCGAAATGctctttttaaaaacaaacacaattCCCAGGATATACTCGGTACACAGTTAGGAAACTATACTGACCAGATACAGCATATCTGTGACGTTTGCCAAAAGATATTTCAACGGAAAAGTTCCTTAGTTACCCACATTAGGGCGCACACTTTCTCATGTAAGTTGAGAGAGCGCAAATTCACTCAAAATAGTACGTCATCGAGCCCCaggaggactcacactggcgaaaaacctttcgcttgtaagttatgtaaatataaatgtacaCAAAAAGGTAATTTAGTGACGcatatgaggactcacactggcgaaaaacctttcgcttgtaagttatgtaagtACAAATGTTCAGAAAAtagtagtttagtgaagcacacgaggactcacactggcgaaaaacctttcgcttgtaagttatgtaaatacaaatgtacagtaagcagtagtttagtgagtcacatgaggattCACACTGGCGAGAAAcctttcgcttgtaagttatgtaaatataaatgtacacaaaatagttatttagtgaggcacatgaggactcacactggcgaaaaacctttcgcgtgtaagttatgtaaatataaatgtacaCGAAAAGATAATTTAGTgcagcacatgaggactcacactggcgaaaaacctttcgcttgtaagttatgtaaatataaatgtacacgaaaaaataatttagtggagcacatgaggactcacactggcgaaaaacctttcgcttgtaagttatgtaaatacaaatgtacagtaAGCAGaagtttagtgagtcacatgaggactcaccattga